In the genome of Phlebotomus papatasi isolate M1 chromosome 2, Ppap_2.1, whole genome shotgun sequence, one region contains:
- the LOC129802334 gene encoding uncharacterized protein LOC129802334: MAQCVISSCGNHKQSLLHKFPVDRKLRIAWFKCLLNQRLSNAVQTPYLCERHFRRSDYLFSTKVKGRKKLKPNTVPCIFEYQDLCNIKPVVSLTTKSKRTNPSDVVDFSEFKKNFRQQVSSYTLSQYTIKETDDFVSFYIMSFTRGVPVVKVNVSITKNLRVAVYIANEKVYPCNLFWVLSKDGKLTKYTQLDILLRYYKDGNQVFVQGINKYINNLEMIDSLIDQLCDECYVYEGERSSKMSYVLSIVQSQVNFLFGEKESEDLIEFSEELLGISEDAYGIAKTMLKLPEEDPSHCPQHIDKNIDMFSDL; this comes from the coding sequence ATGGCCCAATGCGTGATTTCATCTTGTGGTAACCACAAGCAGAGCCTGCTTCACAAATTTCCAGTTGATCGAAAACTGAGGATAGCTTGGTTTAAATGTCTACTCAATCAACGTTTGTCCAATGCTGTTCAAACGCCATACTTGTGTGAGAGGCATTTTAGAAGAAGTGATTATCTTTTCAGCACGAAAGTAAAAGGTAGAAAGAAACTGAAACCGAATACTGTGCCATGTATATTTGAATACCAAGATCTCTGCAATATCAAACCAGTTGTTTCTTTAACTACAAAATCCAAGAGAACAAATCCATCGGATGTGGTTGATTTTAGTGAATTCAAAAAGAATTTCCGGCAACAAGTTTCATCATACACCTTGTCACAGTATACCATTAAAGAAACGGATGACTTTGTTAGTTTCTACATAATGTCTTTTACACGTGGTGTGCCCGTAGTCAAGGTCAATGTGTCCATCACTAAGAATTTAAGAGTTGCGGTTTATATTGCAAATGAGAAGGTATATCCCTGCAATTTATTTTGGGTCCTTTCCAAGGATGGAAAGTTGACGAAATACACACAACTGGATATTCTGTTGAGATACTACAAAGATGGTAATCAAGTTTTTGTGCAAGGAATAAATAAGTACATCAACAATCTCGAGATGATTGACTCTTTGATAGATCAACTTTGCGATGAATGTTATGTTTATGAAGGTGAAAGATCAAGCAAAATGTCATATGTCTTATCAATAGTTCAGAGTCAGGTGAATTTTCTATTTGGTGAGAAGGAGTCAGAAGATCTGATTGAATTTTCCGAAGAGCTTCTCGGTATTTCTGAAGATGCATATGGGATTGCTAAAACGATGCTGAAATTGCCAGAAGAAGATCCGTCACATTGTCCACAGCATATAGACAAAAATATTGATATGTTTTCGGATTTGTAA